A single region of the Coregonus clupeaformis isolate EN_2021a chromosome 16, ASM2061545v1, whole genome shotgun sequence genome encodes:
- the LOC121584131 gene encoding taste receptor type 2 member 40-like: MGFGQHDVQLYGIAVLVVIGVLWNTFNLITTMFQQWKAGGVQTVGLIISTISLGNVFLHLSTFGIVVTMWAGVMCWDDLPMFFCAMVYVWLSSSCLSFWSIAWLSVLYCVKVVNFTSELFAKIKTNISPIINVTLAVTFLNSCVMFAPFVSLNYRNESYTTPMTKNTTCVIKTPLFPTWINTNLYVLVFICYLAPLPVMVMVPSSIRLVVHLCKHTLEMRKNKTDVQSADSYLLVCKLTVALVGVYITTLTIISLFYLSKLYGSDISINSLLLGYSFYCIASGVLLTISNKNLREKLWALFCGIKASNASSKSLSGETGAA; encoded by the coding sequence ATGGGTTTTGGACAACATGATGTCCAGCTGTATGGTATAGCTGTCCTGGTTGTTATTGGAGTGCTATGGAACACCTTCAACCTGATAACAACCATGTTCCAGCAGTGGAAGGCTGGAGGTGTCCAGACTGTGGGACTGATCATCTCCACTATCTCCCTGGGCAATGTTTTCCTGCACCTCTCCACCTTTGGCATCGTGGTCACCATGTGGGCTGGGGTGATGTGTTGGGATGATCTACCCATGTTCTTCTGTGCCATGGTGTATGTGTGGCTGAGCAGCAGCTGTTTGAGCTTCTGGTCCATCGCCTGGCTGAGTGTCCTCTACTGTGTGAAGGTGGTCAACTTCACCTCTGAGCTGTTCGCTAAGATCAAGACAAACATCTCACCCATCATCAACGTGACTCTTGCAGTGACCTTCTTGAACTCCTGTGTGATGTTTGCCCCGTTCGTCTCCCTTAATTACCGTAACGAGTCGTACACAACACCTATGACAAAGAACACCACCTGCGTGATTAAGACACCTCTATTCCCCACTTGGATCAACACGAACCTTTATGTGTTAGTCTTCATCTGCTACCTGGCTCCGTTACCTGTGATGGTGATGGTTCCCTCCTCCATCAGACTGGTGGTCCATCTCTGCAAACACACGCTGGAGATGAGAAAGAACAAGACCGATGTTCAGAGTGCTGACTCCTACCTGCTGGTGTGCAAGCTTACTGTGGCCCTGGTGGGGGTCTACATAACCACGCTGACCATCATCTCCCTGTTCTATCTCTCTAAACTATATGGCTCTGATATTAGCATTAACTCACTCCTGCTGGGCTACTCCTTCTATTGCATAGCATCAGGCGTTCTCTTGACCATCTCCAATAAGAACCTGAGGGAGAAACTCTGGGCTCTTTTCTGCGGTATCAAAGCATCAAATGCATCAAGCAAAAGCCTGAGTGGAGAAACTGGAGCAGCTTGA
- the LOC121584726 gene encoding glutathione S-transferase theta-1, whose protein sequence is MPLELYLDLHSQPCRSVFIFAKKTNIPFDFKFVDLATGQQYGEDFGKISVVRKVPVMRDGDFILTESVAILKYMAEKFGTSDSDHWYPADLQKRARINEYLSWQHAAMRAHGSKVFWFRAIVPIITGSEVPKEKMDSAMEDLTLSLKVFEEKFLDDRPFIIGEKISLADLVAIVEIMQPVGTGLDLFENRPTLSAWRDRVKKELGEALFDEAHKTIMHVDSLPQTFENNGMLEFLKPKIQKMFN, encoded by the exons ATGCCGTTGGAATTGTACCTTGATCTGCACTCTCAGCCATGCCGCTCTGTGTTCATTTTTGCAAAGAAAACAAACATTCCGTTTGATTTCAAGTTTGTCGATCTGGCTACAG GCCAGCAGTATGGGGAAGACTTTGGTAAAATCAGTGTGGTGAGAAAGGTTCCGGTCATGAGAGATGGAGACTTCATTCTTACAGAGAG TGTTGCCATTCTGAAGTACATGGCTGAAAAATTTGGCACCTCAGATTCAGACCACTGGTATCCAGCAGACCTTCAAAAGCGAGCCCGGATCAATGAGTACCTGTCCTGGCAACACGCAGCCATGCGAGCCCATGGCTCAAAGGTGTTCTGGTTCAGG GCAATAGTTCCCATCATAACTGGTTCAGAAGTCCCCAAGGAGAAAATGGACTCCGCTATGGAGGACCTGACGCTGTCTCTGAAGGTGTTTGAGGAGAAGTTCTTGGACGACAGACCCTTCATCATTGGGGAGAAGATCTCACTAGCAGATCTGGTGGCCATAGTAGAGATCATGCAG CCGGTTGGCACTGGTCTGGATTTGTTTGAGAACAGGCCCACTCTCAGTGCTTGGAGAGACAGGGTAAAAAAGGAGCTTGGCGAGGCTCTGTTTGACGAAGCTCACAAGACCATCATGCATGTGGACAGCCTGCCCCAAACCTTTGAGAACAATGGAATGCTGGAATTTCTCAAGCCAAAGATACAGAAGATGTTCAACTAA